TGGAATTAGCTTTTCTCTACGTTACAGAAGCGAAGGATCAGCTAATGAACAGTACAAAACGAATGCAGATACTGCTGTGTCATGGCTGGATTACACAGATACCACTCTAAACCAAGCTACAACTGTCATGCAACGGGTTCGTGAATTAACTATAGCGGCTGCGAATGGAACGAACTCTCAAGCAGCATTGGATGCAACTAAGAAAGAGATAGATCAGCTTAAAGAACAAATGATTACAATAGGAAACAGTCAATTTAATGGAAAATATGTATTTAATGGGCAATTAACGGATAAACAACCATACTCACTAACTTTCCCTGAGGCAGATATTGTTGACCAAGGCGAAATTAAATTTGATATTGGTGTTGGTGTTCGGGTACCGGCAAATGTTACTGGGGATAAAATTTTTGGATCGCCAGGGGATAGTGATAATATTTTTCGGGTTCTGAAGGATCTTTCAGCTGCTTTAGGGTCTGGCAACCAACCGGCAATCGGTGCTATTGTAGGGCGACTGGATTCACGTAATGAAGCATTCCTACAAGCTAGGGCCGATGTAGGTGCTAGACAGAACAGAATTGAACTAGCTCAAGCACGACTTGAGGATATTAGCATGAACCTGCAAACTTTGCAGGCTAAAGCGGAAGATGCTGATATACCAGGCGTTATAACAAATTTAAAAACGGATGAGAATGTTTATAATGCTTCTCTATCTGTAGGCGCTAAGATCATAAGTACAAGTTTAGTTGATTTCCTTCGTTAGGAGCTGCAGTCCATGCCTATTCCACAAATACAAATGCATTTACAAAATGCTCGGTTAGGTATTGATGCCGACATTGGTGTTCAGGATATCAAACAGCCCAAAGCTACCTTTGAAATCACAACACAGAGTCCGCGGCTTGAAATACATTCCGAAAAAAGTAAGCTTTATATTGACTCTAGTAAAGCATGGGACGCACTTGGACATGGGCCTGCTCTCCAAACGTTTAGTAAAATCTACTCAAGAGCTCATGATGTAGCCCTGCAAGGAATTGCTAAAATAGTGGAAGACGGCAATCGTTTAGCGGCAATTCACCATGGTGGAAATGCAATCGCGGAGATTGCGAAAGAAAAAGGTGCTGAATTTTTCGAGTTTGAATTTATGGGGGAAGCCTCCATTGATAATGTAGATCTGAACTATGATCCTGGTAGTATAGATATTCAGGTTGAGGAAGGGAAAGTGAATATAAACTCACATCCTAATGCTCCGGAAATTAATTACACACGAGGAAAACTTGATATCTACATGATTCAGTATCCAAAAGTCGAGATCATTCCTCCACAAATTGATGTCAAAGGGTAAACATTTACTAGTTATCAAACTTGTGGTTATAATTATTAAATATGAAAACCTATATTTTATTAGAAAAATGAATGCTATGGCTTAGGCTATAGCATTCATTTTTTAGGAAGGATAACCTAATGTCTCAACTATTACATGAAAAAATTATCTATTTTAAGGGAAGTATTCTAGGTTTCGAGGAATATGATGAATTTTCAATATCTCTTATAGAAGAAAACAGCGCATATGCTTATTTACAAAGTTTACAGGATGAAAGTATTGCCTTTCTAGTCATTGCGCCGTTCGTTTTCTTTCCAGATTATTCTTTTGAAATTGACGAGAAGGATAAACAGTGGCTTGACCTTACAATTGAGGAAGATTTGCTTGTTTTTAACACCGTCACAATTAAAGAGCCTTTCACAGAGTCCACTGTAAATCTACTTGCTCCCTTAGTTATAAATATAGCGAATGGAAAAGCCCGGCAAATCGTACTGCCTCCTAAGTCTAACTACGGGACTGCAGTTCTCCTTATTAACCAAGCATCTGAAGAAAGCGGTGAGTAGCGGTGCTTATTCTAACAAGAAAAAAAGGCCAATCGATTATTATTAATAATAATATTGAAATAATAATCTCAGCTATTGATGGCGACCAAGTGAAGATTGGCATTAATGCGCCGGTAGATGTTAATATATTGCGCAAGGAAGTATATGATGCTGTGCAGCAAAGTAATAAAGAAGCTATTAGTGGGAAAATCGCTTTAGAAGACTTAAACAAACTTAGAAACCATAAAAAATAATTTTTTTCACATTACTATAAAGTGTTAGGGGTATAATGCCGATAAAGATTATGTAGGGCATGAACCTACCCACATGGAAGTGGAAAACCATAATTCAAGGAGGAATATCAAATGATTATCAATCACAATCTTGCAGCTTTGAACACGTACAACAAGCTTACTATCAACAACGCAGGTGCTGGTAAATCCATGGAGAAACTTTCTTCAGGTATGCGTATTAACCGTGCAGGCGACGATGCAGCAGGTCTTGCAATCTCCGAAAAAATGCGTGCACAAATTCGTGGTTTGGATCAAGCATCTCGTAACTCACAAGATGGTATCTCTTTGATTCAAACAGCTGAGGGTGCACTTAGCGAAACTCATTCAATTCTCCAACGTATGCGTGAACTTGCTGTTCAATCGAACAACGACACATACACAACTTCAGATCGTCAAAAGTTAGGTTCAGAAGTAGTTCAATTGCAAAACGAAATTAACCGTATTGCTTCCCAAACTGAGTTCAATACTAAGAAATTGCTTAACAGTGGTATCTCCGTAACGTTCCAAGTTGGAGCTAACTCTGGTCAAACAATCGGTATGAGCATTAACAAAATGGTTGTAACTGCACTGATCGGAGCTAAAATTGGTTCCACATTCAGTTCTGCTACATTCAGCTCAGTAATTGCAAACATCAACAGCGGTATCAACACAGTGTCCAAAGAGCGTGCAAACCTCGGGGCATACCAAAACCGTCTTGAGCACACTATCAATAACTTGAACACTTCTTCTGAAAATCTTACAGCTGCTGAGTCCCGTATTCGTGACGTAGACATGGCGAAAGAAATGATGAACTTCACTAAAAACAACATTCTTTCCCAAGCTGCACAAGCGATGTTGGCACAAGCAAACCAAGCTCCACAAGGTGTTCTTCAATTGCTTCGTTAAAATTAAGAATGTTTTTTCGAAAAAGCCAACTGAATATCAGGTTGGCTTTTTTTATAACTAAAAAAGGGTTAGAATCAAAAGAATGGTGGAGGCAACTATGCTTGAATTTAAGACGTTGCAAGAAAATGTGCATCAAATCTGTTATGCCTTGTATCGTTATGAAATAAAGAGCGGGTTGAGTCTCTTGGAATCAACTATTCCTGAAATTAGT
Above is a genomic segment from Paenibacillus sp. HWE-109 containing:
- the flgL gene encoding flagellar hook-associated protein FlgL, with translation MTTRVTQGMMNNQLLRNVNANLLRMNENQNQLSTGRKINKASDDPVGISFSLRYRSEGSANEQYKTNADTAVSWLDYTDTTLNQATTVMQRVRELTIAAANGTNSQAALDATKKEIDQLKEQMITIGNSQFNGKYVFNGQLTDKQPYSLTFPEADIVDQGEIKFDIGVGVRVPANVTGDKIFGSPGDSDNIFRVLKDLSAALGSGNQPAIGAIVGRLDSRNEAFLQARADVGARQNRIELAQARLEDISMNLQTLQAKAEDADIPGVITNLKTDENVYNASLSVGAKIISTSLVDFLR
- a CDS encoding DUF6470 family protein, with amino-acid sequence MPIPQIQMHLQNARLGIDADIGVQDIKQPKATFEITTQSPRLEIHSEKSKLYIDSSKAWDALGHGPALQTFSKIYSRAHDVALQGIAKIVEDGNRLAAIHHGGNAIAEIAKEKGAEFFEFEFMGEASIDNVDLNYDPGSIDIQVEEGKVNINSHPNAPEINYTRGKLDIYMIQYPKVEIIPPQIDVKG
- the fliW gene encoding flagellar assembly protein FliW, which produces MSQLLHEKIIYFKGSILGFEEYDEFSISLIEENSAYAYLQSLQDESIAFLVIAPFVFFPDYSFEIDEKDKQWLDLTIEEDLLVFNTVTIKEPFTESTVNLLAPLVINIANGKARQIVLPPKSNYGTAVLLINQASEESGE
- the csrA gene encoding carbon storage regulator CsrA, which produces MLILTRKKGQSIIINNNIEIIISAIDGDQVKIGINAPVDVNILRKEVYDAVQQSNKEAISGKIALEDLNKLRNHKK
- a CDS encoding flagellin N-terminal helical domain-containing protein; this encodes MIINHNLAALNTYNKLTINNAGAGKSMEKLSSGMRINRAGDDAAGLAISEKMRAQIRGLDQASRNSQDGISLIQTAEGALSETHSILQRMRELAVQSNNDTYTTSDRQKLGSEVVQLQNEINRIASQTEFNTKKLLNSGISVTFQVGANSGQTIGMSINKMVVTALIGAKIGSTFSSATFSSVIANINSGINTVSKERANLGAYQNRLEHTINNLNTSSENLTAAESRIRDVDMAKEMMNFTKNNILSQAAQAMLAQANQAPQGVLQLLR